In Lycium ferocissimum isolate CSIRO_LF1 chromosome 11, AGI_CSIRO_Lferr_CH_V1, whole genome shotgun sequence, a single genomic region encodes these proteins:
- the LOC132037574 gene encoding S-type anion channel SLAH1-like, with product MEMHSKDALYPTKKNATTIISHKKNQFLSILSGFHAGYFRISLSLCGQALLWKTLSEPSVDIHKFRNIFRLLPSTAFILLWSLALFSLVSLSLLYLLRLHFHFDMVKSEFLHHVGVNYLFTPWISWLVLLQATPFFKPKEVYFLLLWLIFIIPILALDIKLYGQWITKGKRFLSGVANPTSQLSVIGNLVGARAAAQMGWNECALFLFAIGMSHYLVLFVTLYQRLPGSSSIPAMLRPVFFLFLATPSMASLAWDSIYGKFDISSKMLFFLSLFLFLSLISRPALFKRSMRKFNVSWWAYSFPLTVMAIASTKYAQELKNTASHILMLLLSGLSVIVSLVLMIFTAFNSNSLLPGDDPMLCRPNNQRSSIV from the exons ATGGAAATGCATAGCAAAGATGCTTTGTACCCAACAAAGAAAAATGCTACTACTATTATATCACATAAGAAGAATCAGTTTTTATCAATATTAAGTGGATTTCATGCAGGTTATTTTAGAATAAGCCTTTCTTTATGTGGCCAAGCATTATTATGGAAAACATTAAGTGAGCCATCGGTTGATATTCATAAATTTAGAAATATTTTTCGGTTGCTTCCCTCTACAGCCTTCATTCTTCTATGGTCTTTAGCTTTATTCTCATTAGTATCACTCTCTTTACTATATCTACTTCGTCTCCACTTTCACTTTGACATGGTTAAAAGTGAATTCTTACACCATGTTGGAGTAAATTACCTTTTCACCCCGTGGATTTCGTGGCTTGTTTTGCTTCAAGCCACCCCATTTTTCAAACCCAAAGAGGTTTATTTTCTTCTACTTTGGTTGATCTTTATTATACCTATACTGGCACTGGACATCAAGTTATATGGACAATGGATCACAAAGGGGAAGCGCTTTCTATCAGGAGTAGCGAATCCTACGAGCCAATTATCGGTTATTGGGAATTTGGTAGGAGCAAGGGCAGCTGCTCAAATGGGATGGAATGAGTGTGCACTTTTTTTGTTTGCAATTGGAATGTCACACTATTTAGTGCTTTTTGTGACACTTTATCAGAGGTTGCCAGGAAGTAGTTCAATTCCGGCAATGCTAAGGCCAGTATTCTTCTTGTTCTTAGCTACTCCGAGCATGGCAAGCTTGGCATGGGATTCTATTTATGGAAAGTTCGATATTTCATCCAAGATGCTTTTCTTCCTCTCcctcttccttttcctttcactG ATATCGAGACCAGCGTTATTTAAGAGATCAATGAGGAAATTCAATGTATCATGGTGGGCATATTCATTCCCTTTAACAGTGATGGCAATTGCATCAACCAAATATGCTCAAGAATTGAAGAACACTGCTTCCCATATATTAATGCTGCTTCTTTCTGGATTATCAGTGATAGTATCACTTGTGTTAATGATTTTCACTGCCTTTAATTCCAATTCACTTCTACCAGGTGATGATCCAATGCTCTGCCGGCCTAACAATCAACGGTCATCAATTGTATAA